Below is a window of Ochotona princeps isolate mOchPri1 chromosome 19, mOchPri1.hap1, whole genome shotgun sequence DNA.
tcaggtgcctgacacggtagcctggcagctaaagtcctccttgcacacagccctggggatcccatgtgagtgccaattCCTGCCTCAGCAGTCatgtttccaatccaactccctgcttgtggcctgggaaagcagtggaagacagcccaaagccttgggaccctgcgcccatataagagacccagaagagtctctaggctcctggcttcagacagctcagctctggctggtaaggccacttggggagtgaatcaacagagagaggagcttcctctcgctccttctctcagtatatatgattttccaataaaaatgaacacataaatGTGTGGggttttttctgtatttggggttGTGGTATAACAGGTAGGACCAAcacttgcagtaccagcatcccatataaggcCTGGTAACttggctcagctgctccacttctgaactacCTTCCTACTGGCAGCCTGGGAGGAGCAGCAAATGATAGACAATGTTTAGatgcctgcatccatgtaggagactcacattaagttcctagatcctggtttCGGTTTGGCCAGAGCAGATAGTCTCACTGCAGTcacttaggaaatgaactagcagataaaatgtacgtgtgtctgtgtgcttgtgtgtgcctTACCTGCCTCTGTGGAGTGAATAAGCAAAAAGCTATTTCATATATCATCTATGTAACTAAAGCACATCACTAGTTTAAATGCAAGAAATTGACCTGTAATTAATACTCAATCCTTCATTAGCGGTATGATAGACATTACAGAACTATTAATTAAATTATTAAAGCAATTAATAGGTATCAAACAAGAAAAACAGACTATTTGCATATCAGGCAAGAAACGTTTAAAGCTTACCTGGCCTAAATATTCGGACTCTAAGGGCTGTTTTGACTCTTCTGCACACTCCGGACCCTGGGAAAGGCTGGGGCTGAAGGCCATGAGGTCGGCCTTGGGCGGGCCCTCCCCAGAGCACACCCGCTGCCGCCTCCGCTGCGAGCGCGACCAGCTCCCCACCGCGCTCGAGCAcaccagcgccgccgccgccgccgccgccggaccCGACACGCACGCGCCCTCCGCCGACGCTGCACCCGACGAGCACCGCACCGCCGCCCACACCACCAGCGTCAGCACCAGCAGGCTCGACACCGCGCAGATCGCCACCACCAGGTACACGTTCACGTCCACCAGCGACGACGCACCACCCAGCGCGACCGCAGACGCGGACGCCGCCACTGACGCCCGCGACCACGACGGCGCCGCCTGACCGCCGTCCACCAGCGACACCAGCACCGTGGCCGTGGCCGTGAGCGCCGGCTCGCCGTGGTCCCGCACCAGCACCACCAGCTGCTGGCGCGCAGCGTCCAGCTCGTCCAGGGCGCGCGTCGTGCTGATCTCGCCCGTGTACAGGCCCACGCGGAACGGGCAGCGCGCGCCGCCCGCAGACGCCGCCTGCAGCTCGAACCACAGCCACGCGTTGTAGCCCGCGTCCAAGTCCACCGCGCGCACCTTCGTCACCACGTGGCCCGCGCCCGCCGACCGCGGCACCAGCTCGCTCGCAGCCACAGCCGCCCCCAAAGGCCCGCCCGCGCCGCGCGCCAGCAGCCAGGGCGCGTTGTCGTTCTCGTCCAGCACGAACACCTGCAGCGTCACGTTGCTGCCCAGCGAAGGCGCGCCCGCGTCGCGCGCGCTCACCTCCACGCGCAGCACCTCCAGCTCCTCGTGGTCCAGCGGCTGCAGCGCGTACACGCGGCCGCTCTCGCCGTGCACAGACACGTAGCTCGACAGCGCGCGCCCGCCCACGCGACGCTCCACCAGCGAGTACCACACGCGCGCGTTCTCCTGCGCGTCCGCGTCCTGCGCCGACACCGTGAAGATGTGGCAGCCCGGCGCGTTGTTCTCCTTCACGAACACCGTGTACTCGGCCTGCGCGAACTGGGGCGCGTTGTCGTTCACGTCGGCCACCTCCACCCGCACGCTGGCGCTGGCCCAGCGCGGGGGCGAGCCCGCGTCGCGCGCTCTCACCACCACGTCGTAGCCAGACACGCTCTCGCGGTCCAGGGCGCTGTCGAGCACCAGCGAGTAGTGGTTCTTGTAGGTGGACAGCAGCTTGAAGGGCACGTGGGGCTCGAGGGAGCAGGTGACCTGTCCGTTTGGGCCGGAGTCGCGATCAGACACGCTGATGAGGGCGATGACGGTGCCCAGTGGAGCGTCCTCTTTGATGGGCAGAGACAGTGATGTTATATAAATCTCTGGTATGTTATCATTGATATCCACAACTTTCACTGATATTTTACAGTGGCCTGACATTGGAGGGGTTCCTTTGTCAGACGCAATAATCTGAATGTCGTAGGATTTTATTTCCTCATAATCCAACTTTCCCTTAGTTCTGATTTCCCCTGTTTTGGGATCTATTTTGAACATAGCCTGTACAGTGGAGGGCACGTCACTACTGAGTGAATACACAATCTCACTGTTAGGTCCTTCGTCTGCATCAGAAGCATTTACCTTAACGACTACCGTGCCTTCTGCAAGGTTCTCCAACAACTGCACTTTGTAAACTGATTGGGAAAAAATGGGTTCGTTATCATTTACATCTAATACTGTAATATGTATCTGAACAGTGCCCGTCAGCTCAGGCTTGCCCCCATCAGTAGCCACTAGCAACAAATTAATCTCaacagcttcctctctgtccagAGGTTTCCCCAGCACGAGAAATAGAGACTGGCTTAGGTCTTCATTCGTCTGAACATCTAGAGAGAAAAtctcactggagctgagcctatagGAGAGGAGGGCATTGACTCCGATGTCTGCATCTGATGCGCCCTCCAGAGGATACCTGGAATCAGGCAGTCTCGATTCAGAAAACTGGATAGTTTTTACCGTCATAGGAAACACAGGCGCATTGTCATTGATGTccctcacctccacctccacgtGGAACACCTGCAGAGGACGCTCCACCAGCACCTCCAGGTGCACGCTGCACTCCGCGCTGCGCCCGCACAGCTCCTCACGGTCCAGCCGAGAATTCACGAACAAGATGCCATTCTGCAGATTCACCTCCAGCAGGTCCGCGCCGCCCCTGGACGCCACCCGGAACAGGCGCGGCACCAGCTcggccagctgcagccccaggtccTGCGCGATGCGGCCCACGAACGTGCCGTGTTTGGCCTCCTCGGGGACCGAGTAGCGCAGCTGGCCGCTCCCTGCCCGCCAGGCTGCGAGGAGCAGAAGCGAGAGCAGCAGCAAGCGCGTGGTTTCAAGGCCCCTTCTCCAAGAAGACATCATTCTAATCCTTAGAGTGTTGGTCAGATAAAAATACCACGCTATGCGCGAATTTAAACACCCTGGTTCCTGCCCTAGTCCAGCTGCTTCCCTTACTGTTCCGCGTATTCGGACTAACAAAGCGTGGTGGGTGTTTGCCTTCACAGAGAATACTCTGTGGTGGACAGCGACATCCTGTGGCTAAATGTAGTTTTTACTGTTTGTTCTGCAGATTTAAAGTTCGACAACTGTTTGCTCTACATACAGCTTTCACCTTGGAAAGTAACTTATTTTAAGCTCTTAAATAACTACTTCCTCCTTTTCtattgtagtttttaaaaataacatcaaaTTTGCCATAAGAACTCAAGTTCATTGTACAGTATAGTAATGTTAAGTATATTTATATTGCTGTGTATTCTTCATCTCAGTACAAGCCAAGTCACTGACTCCAACAcaggcatcctgtatcagagtgacagttccaatcccagctgttctgcttctgatcgagtttcctgctcatgcacctgggaaatcagtggacaagggtc
It encodes the following:
- the LOC101523606 gene encoding protocadherin alpha-2 codes for the protein MMSSWRRGLETTRLLLLSLLLLAAWRAGSGQLRYSVPEEAKHGTFVGRIAQDLGLQLAELVPRLFRVASRGGADLLEVNLQNGILFVNSRLDREELCGRSAECSVHLEVLVERPLQVFHVEVEVRDINDNAPVFPMTVKTIQFSESRLPDSRYPLEGASDADIGVNALLSYRLSSSEIFSLDVQTNEDLSQSLFLVLGKPLDREEAVEINLLLVATDGGKPELTGTVQIHITVLDVNDNEPIFSQSVYKVQLLENLAEGTVVVKVNASDADEGPNSEIVYSLSSDVPSTVQAMFKIDPKTGEIRTKGKLDYEEIKSYDIQIIASDKGTPPMSGHCKISVKVVDINDNIPEIYITSLSLPIKEDAPLGTVIALISVSDRDSGPNGQVTCSLEPHVPFKLLSTYKNHYSLVLDSALDRESVSGYDVVVRARDAGSPPRWASASVRVEVADVNDNAPQFAQAEYTVFVKENNAPGCHIFTVSAQDADAQENARVWYSLVERRVGGRALSSYVSVHGESGRVYALQPLDHEELEVLRVEVSARDAGAPSLGSNVTLQVFVLDENDNAPWLLARGAGGPLGAAVAASELVPRSAGAGHVVTKVRAVDLDAGYNAWLWFELQAASAGGARCPFRVGLYTGEISTTRALDELDAARQQLVVLVRDHGEPALTATATVLVSLVDGGQAAPSWSRASVAASASAVALGGASSLVDVNVYLVVAICAVSSLLVLTLVVWAAVRCSSGAASAEGACVSGPAAAAAAALVCSSAVGSWSRSQRRRQRVCSGEGPPKADLMAFSPSLSQGPECAEESKQPLESEYLGQPHDVAVDHKVFIHIKKRKSVCYVYGCCFLSSSRKHGNGGEFKKPSIKKRTYLLHFGSR